The sequence below is a genomic window from Saccopteryx leptura isolate mSacLep1 chromosome 10, mSacLep1_pri_phased_curated, whole genome shotgun sequence.
AGTGAACAGAAAAGTTTGTTCAGCAAGTATGAAAAATGATTCTTGTCAGGTCTCTGGTTAGCAGGAATTAAGGGAAACCCAGATGGCAGGGGAATTTCAGGCCCAGCCAAACTGTCCATAACGCCTTGTAGTTCGGTTGCTGAAAACCACGCGTTCTCCACTCCAACCCGGCCCGGAGGGGCGCTGCGACGCTGGGGGACGCTGCAGCGGGGCTGGGGGGCGACGCTGGGGGGCGCTGCAGCGGGGCTGGGGGGCGACGCTGGGGGGCGACGCGGCGGGGCTGCGGGCCCTGTGGCGGGGCTGGGGGGCGCTGCGGCGTGGCTGTCGGGGCGCTGCGGCGGGGCTGCCCGGGCGCTGCGGCGGGGCTGTCGGGGCGCAGCGGCGGGATTGGGGGCGCTGCGGGTGGCTGTCGGGGCGCTGCGGCGGGGCTGCCCCGGCGCTGCGGCGGGGCTGTCGGGGGCGCTGCGGCGGGGCTGTCGGGCGCTGCGGGTGGCTGTCGGGGCGCTGCGGCGGGGCTGCGGGCCCTGTGGCGGGGCTGGGGGGCGCTGCGGCGGGGCTGGGGGGGCGCTGCGGGTGGCTGTCGGGGCGCTGCGGCGGGGCTGCGGGCCCTGTGGCGGGGCTGGGGGGGCGCTGTGGCGGGGCTGGGGGGCGCTGCGGGTGGCTGTCGGGGCGCTGCGGCGGGGCTGGGGGGCGCTGCGGCGTGGCTGTCGGGGCGCTGCGGCGGGGCTGCCCGGGCGCTGCGGCGGGGCTGTCGGGGCGCAGCGGCGGGATTGGGGGCGCTGCGGCGGGGCTGTCGGGGCGCAGCGGCGGGATTGGGGGCGCTGCGGCGGGGCTGGGGGGCTGCGCTGCAGCGGGGCTGAGGGTCGGCGAGGGCTGGGGGGGCGGCGCGGCGTGGCTGTCGGGGCGCTGCGGCGGGGCAGGGGGGCTGCGCTGCGGCGCTGCTTGCAAAGGCCTCGTTCCTCTGAAGCCGCAGCCCGGGCCCGCGGGGCCTGCTCAGAGGTCCTGCACTCAGCCGTGACCGAGTGGAGCTGAGCTCTCCTGCGGAAGCCAGGCAAGGAGCACCTCCCGGGGTGATCATTGCTTTATCCCGTTGGAGGCCAGGGACAGTTCAATGATGTCTTTGTTATCAGACAGAGCGGGCGCTGGAGTTGGCCATTGTAATGAAAACGGAACACCTGCGGGTTGGCCATTGTAATGAAAACGGAACACCTGTGCGCCGGTCCCTCCTCGCCCCCGTGCAGCCCGCCGGGAGACCCGCAGCCGCAGGAATCGCGTTACGAGGGCACACGGGGAcgcgatggggggggggggggggggtccctgggGCTTCCCTGCGGCCGCTGGGGCATAGACCAAGTCTTTGTCCTGGGGTCCCCAGCGCTCGGCCGTGTCCCCCTCACTCTGGGCGCTCCTAGCTGTAGGAGGGGAGTGGGGGCGGGTATGGGGATTTTCCTCGTTTTCTGGGTGAAGTACCCGAGGAAGTTGAATTAGAGTCAGGATTGTAATTTAATTTCTCCAAACTCAGAGCTCTTTTCTTTCCAGATACATCAGGGCCACAAAACGTTCAAAGAACTGGGGAAAACCATTCCCAAATCAGAAAGGTTAAAGATGAAGAGAAGTCACAGGGTGACTACTACTGCTAATGTAATAGTCCATAATAATTATATCATATACAATGTAATGTTTTATATACCTTCATATAGTATGAAGTATGTATTCTCATATTTTCGCAGAGTGATACTCATAGATATACGATTGTCATGATGGTATGttatataatataacataatattCAAAATGTTCACAATTTTATATTGCTAAAAATTGGAGGACCTTCCA
It includes:
- the LOC136381864 gene encoding uncharacterized protein, with the translated sequence MITPGGAPCLASAGELSSTRSRLSAGPLSRPRGPGLRLQRNEAFASSAAAQPPCPAAAPRQPRRAAPPALADPQPRCSAAPQPRRSAPNPAAAPRQPRRSAPNPAAAPRQPRRSARAAPPQRPDSHAAAPPSPAAAPRQPPAAPPSPATAPPQPRHRARSPAAAPRQPPAAPPQPRRSAPQPRHRARSPAAAPRQPPAAPDSPAAAPPTAPPQRRGSPAAAPRQPPAAPPIPPLRPDSPAAAPGQPRRSAPTATPQRPPAPPQGPQPRRVAPQRRPPAPLQRPPASPPSPAAASPSVAAPLRAGLEWRTRGFQQPNYKALWTVWLGLKFPCHLGFP